The following proteins are co-located in the Solanum pennellii chromosome 1, SPENNV200 genome:
- the LOC107015826 gene encoding histone H3.2-like encodes MARTKQTARKSTGGKAPRKQLVPKPFMKSVLTTGGVKKPHRFRPGTVALREIRKYQKSNELLIRKLPFQRLVRQTALDFKRDLRFQSSAMAILQEAAEAYLIGLFEDTNLCAIHAKRVTIMPKDIQLARRIRGERA; translated from the coding sequence ATGGCTCGTACCAAGCAAACTGCCCGCAAATCTACTGGTGGAAAGGCTCCAAGGAAGCAACTGGTCCCCAAGCCTTTTATGAAGTCAGTTCTAACAACTGGAGGAGTGAAGAAGCCTCACCGTTTCAGGCCAGGAACTGTGGCTCTAAGAGAAATCAGGAAGTACCAGAAATCTAATGAGTTGTTGATCAGGAAGTTGCCATTCCAGAGGCTGGTTAGGCAAACTGCTCTGGATTTCAAGAGAGATTTGAGGTTCCAGAGCAGTGCTATGGCTATTCTACAAGAGGCTGCTGAGGCTTACCTCATTGGGCTCTTTGAAGATACCAATCTTTGTGCAATCCACGCAAAGAGGGTTACCATCATGCCCAAGGATATTCAGCTTGCTAGAAGGATTCGCGGAGAAAGGGCTTAG